Proteins from a single region of Congzhengia minquanensis:
- a CDS encoding 6-pyruvoyl trahydropterin synthase family protein yields MRSITTLDLQYAHRFYGFKGEAQYLHGHTGVLTIEVEDSVEPGVNMVFPCNEIQKTAWAVLKNFDHALVLREDDPLLPAILDVYEKQGIKNGAPNNQMKGPAFQTELATAYPDCRLVVTKETMTVEGMIKMVYDLLKDKLNIAKITFTSGVNAASAEFETKNKIDRCPLCGIALNENGVCPKCGYKK; encoded by the coding sequence ATGAGAAGCATTACAACACTAGACCTACAATATGCACACAGATTTTACGGTTTTAAAGGGGAAGCGCAGTACTTACACGGACATACAGGAGTTTTAACAATTGAAGTGGAAGATTCTGTTGAACCAGGCGTTAACATGGTTTTTCCTTGCAATGAAATTCAAAAAACCGCATGGGCAGTTCTTAAAAACTTTGACCATGCACTGGTTTTAAGAGAAGATGACCCTCTGCTGCCTGCCATTCTCGACGTTTATGAAAAGCAGGGCATTAAAAATGGTGCGCCAAATAACCAGATGAAAGGCCCCGCTTTTCAGACAGAGCTTGCAACCGCATATCCGGACTGTCGGTTGGTGGTTACGAAAGAAACTATGACGGTTGAGGGCATGATAAAAATGGTTTATGATCTGCTAAAGGATAAACTGAATATCGCCAAAATTACATTTACCAGCGGTGTAAACGCGGCTTCGGCAGAATTTGAAACAAAGAACAAAATAGACCGCTGTCCGTTGTGTGGCATTGCTTTAAACGAAAACGGAGTTTGCCCCAAGTGCGGCTATAAAAAATAG
- the secD gene encoding protein translocase subunit SecD, producing the protein MRKSIAKLIIALLVIITSVVVVLVGMNISVFDYDIQYPNALDEDWGIRQGLDLVGGSVITYEAQADSVTDEQMKSVENVLRNRLDSLGYSEATVSRQGDKKVRVEIPAIQDPQEAVDTLGQTAVLSFQDSDGNVVLEGSDVDSATAAYGQIDETGAAAHYVKLKLKDSGVDKFYQATSAAASKSSGSNYISIKLDETEISRPSVSSPINSSDCIISGGFTDATETGKLAALINSGNLPFSIKDVELSSIGPTLGEEALSTSLIAAGIGILLILLFMLLVYRLPGLVADIALLAYMAIVIYIMTFFRINLSLAGIAGIILSVGMAVDANVIIFERIKEELKLGKTVKTSVLSGFNRAFLAIIDSNITTIIAAVVLYIFGTGTIQGFAVTLAIGTIVSMFTAIFITKYLLMLIVDLKVRNPWWYGVKKKVKEVQ; encoded by the coding sequence ATGAGAAAAAGTATCGCGAAATTAATCATCGCCCTACTTGTTATCATCACATCAGTGGTTGTCGTACTGGTGGGTATGAATATAAGCGTTTTCGATTATGACATTCAATATCCCAACGCTTTAGACGAGGATTGGGGTATCAGACAGGGGCTCGACTTGGTCGGCGGGTCGGTAATCACATACGAAGCACAGGCAGACTCTGTTACAGACGAACAGATGAAATCTGTGGAAAACGTATTGAGAAACCGTTTAGACTCGCTGGGCTACAGCGAAGCTACCGTTTCGCGTCAGGGAGATAAAAAGGTCAGAGTTGAAATTCCCGCCATTCAAGATCCGCAGGAAGCGGTTGACACGCTGGGACAAACCGCCGTGCTCTCGTTTCAGGATTCTGACGGCAACGTTGTTTTAGAGGGCTCAGACGTTGATTCTGCAACCGCCGCTTACGGCCAGATTGACGAAACGGGCGCCGCTGCACACTATGTAAAACTGAAATTAAAAGATTCCGGCGTGGATAAGTTCTACCAGGCTACCAGCGCCGCTGCATCCAAGTCATCCGGAAGCAATTATATCTCTATTAAACTGGACGAAACCGAGATTAGCAGACCTTCCGTAAGCAGTCCGATTAATTCGTCCGACTGTATCATTTCCGGCGGTTTTACAGATGCCACGGAAACCGGTAAGCTTGCAGCTTTAATTAACTCCGGTAACTTACCGTTTTCAATTAAAGACGTTGAATTAAGCTCCATCGGGCCCACACTGGGCGAAGAAGCACTTTCTACCAGCTTAATCGCCGCAGGAATCGGCATTCTTTTAATCCTGCTGTTCATGCTGCTTGTTTACAGGCTGCCTGGCTTGGTTGCCGACATTGCACTGTTGGCTTATATGGCAATTGTAATTTATATTATGACGTTCTTCAGAATTAATTTAAGTCTGGCAGGTATCGCCGGTATTATTCTTTCTGTTGGTATGGCAGTGGACGCCAACGTCATTATTTTTGAAAGAATTAAGGAAGAGCTTAAGCTTGGAAAAACTGTAAAGACCTCAGTTCTTTCCGGATTTAACCGCGCGTTTTTGGCGATTATCGACTCCAACATCACGACAATTATTGCCGCTGTTGTGCTTTATATTTTCGGCACAGGTACCATTCAGGGCTTTGCAGTAACGCTGGCAATTGGTACGATTGTAAGTATGTTCACTGCAATTTTTATCACCAAATACCTTTTGATGCTGATTGTGGACTTAAAGGTTAGAAACCCGTGGTGGTATGGTGTGAAGAAAAAAGTAAAGGAGGTACAATAA
- a CDS encoding L-lactate dehydrogenase encodes MKNKLRRVAIAGAGHVGAHCAYSLAVQGIVNELVLVDKNEKKLKSEIQDLRDSVLYLPHNLSVRGADFNELKDCDILVNCVGDITLLASHDRVQELNFTIAQVNDFIPKVIAGGFRGIIINISNPCDIVTYQINRLSGLPKGHVFGTGTALDTARLASVLSIAANIDHKSILAYMMGEHGASQMVPWSNVFFGGSPLSLLEERKEEYKFDKEEMKEKAIYGGWITYDGKGCTEYGICTTLARLVRAVYDDEKCIIPVSAQLDGEYGQTDIYAGVPCVIGKHGAEQILELPLTNNELAEFTRCCADIREYMRKI; translated from the coding sequence ATGAAAAATAAATTAAGGCGTGTTGCCATTGCGGGTGCCGGACACGTTGGAGCACACTGTGCATATAGCCTTGCAGTTCAGGGAATTGTAAATGAACTCGTTTTGGTGGATAAAAATGAGAAAAAATTAAAAAGTGAAATTCAGGATTTAAGAGATTCCGTGCTCTATCTGCCCCATAACCTTTCCGTTCGCGGCGCAGATTTCAATGAATTAAAAGACTGCGATATTTTGGTGAACTGTGTTGGGGACATTACACTTTTAGCGTCGCACGACCGCGTGCAGGAGCTAAACTTTACCATTGCCCAGGTGAATGATTTTATACCAAAAGTAATTGCCGGCGGCTTTCGCGGTATTATCATTAATATTTCAAATCCCTGTGATATTGTTACGTACCAGATTAACAGATTAAGCGGCCTGCCCAAGGGGCATGTGTTCGGTACCGGCACAGCGCTTGATACTGCCCGGCTGGCCTCTGTGCTGTCCATTGCCGCCAATATCGACCACAAATCCATTTTGGCCTATATGATGGGAGAGCACGGTGCTTCCCAAATGGTGCCATGGTCAAATGTTTTTTTTGGCGGGTCTCCCCTGTCCCTTTTAGAAGAAAGAAAAGAAGAATACAAATTTGATAAAGAAGAAATGAAAGAAAAAGCGATTTATGGCGGATGGATCACCTACGATGGCAAGGGCTGCACAGAATACGGCATTTGCACTACCCTTGCAAGGCTGGTGCGCGCGGTCTATGACGACGAAAAATGCATCATTCCCGTCAGTGCACAACTCGACGGCGAATATGGACAAACAGACATTTATGCAGGCGTGCCTTGTGTAATTGGCAAACACGGCGCCGAGCAAATTTTGGAGTTGCCGCTCACTAACAATGAATTGGCCGAGTTTACCCGGTGCTGCGCGGACATTCGGGAATATATGAGAAAAATATAA
- the pheS gene encoding phenylalanine--tRNA ligase subunit alpha, with amino-acid sequence MKEQLLSIKKAAEEKLSQLHTVQSLEDIRIRVLGKKGELTQVLRQMGSLSAEERPVIGALANDIRTAIENSIAEKRNELLKAEREQKLKDEVIDVTMAGKRPQIGGLHPITKVLEEVKDIFLGMGFSVAEGPDVELDYYNFEALNIPKEHPARDTQDTFYISDNVVLRTQTSPIQVRVMEKSRPPIRIIAPGRVYRSDAVDATHSPVFHQVEGLVVDKGITMADLKGTLEQFLQTLYGQEAKIRLRPHHFPFTEPSAEVDVSCFVCGGKGCRVCKGEGFIELLGAGMVHPDVLRRCNIDPDVYSGFAFGMGLERIVMRRMNIDDMRLLYENDIRFLKQF; translated from the coding sequence ATGAAAGAGCAGTTATTATCCATTAAAAAAGCTGCAGAGGAAAAGCTTTCTCAGCTCCATACGGTTCAGTCCTTAGAAGACATTCGAATTCGTGTGCTGGGGAAAAAAGGCGAACTGACACAGGTGCTTCGCCAGATGGGGTCTTTGTCGGCAGAGGAGCGCCCGGTTATCGGAGCCTTGGCAAACGACATCCGTACGGCGATTGAAAACTCAATTGCAGAAAAACGAAACGAGCTTTTAAAGGCAGAGCGGGAACAGAAGCTGAAAGACGAGGTTATTGACGTTACCATGGCGGGTAAGCGTCCTCAAATCGGCGGTTTGCACCCGATTACAAAGGTATTGGAAGAAGTTAAAGATATATTTTTGGGTATGGGCTTTTCTGTCGCGGAAGGCCCTGATGTTGAGCTGGACTATTATAACTTTGAAGCGCTGAACATTCCGAAAGAGCACCCCGCCAGGGACACCCAGGATACGTTTTATATCAGCGACAACGTGGTGCTGCGTACGCAGACGTCACCGATACAGGTTCGTGTAATGGAAAAGAGTCGCCCGCCGATTCGCATTATTGCGCCGGGCCGCGTTTACAGAAGTGACGCGGTGGACGCAACCCACTCTCCCGTGTTTCATCAGGTGGAAGGCCTTGTTGTTGACAAGGGCATCACCATGGCGGACTTAAAGGGAACGCTGGAGCAATTTTTACAAACCCTTTACGGGCAGGAGGCAAAAATCCGTCTCCGTCCGCACCACTTTCCGTTTACAGAGCCCAGCGCAGAGGTGGACGTTTCCTGCTTCGTGTGCGGCGGCAAGGGCTGCCGTGTGTGCAAGGGAGAAGGCTTTATTGAGCTTTTGGGCGCCGGTATGGTACACCCCGATGTTTTAAGGCGGTGTAACATAGATCCCGATGTTTACAGTGGTTTCGCATTCGGCATGGGCCTTGAACGCATTGTTATGAGAAGAATGAACATTGACGATATGCGTCTTTTATATGAAAACGACATTCGGTTCTTAAAACAGTTTTAA
- the secF gene encoding protein translocase subunit SecF — protein MLKIVERAKYFCLIPIVIILLGIIFLIAKGGFVQDVDFAGGMTMYVEMGKEVDFGEVADVVKGADASINSPKVLKSDGTQIIIQTTPIERDVRNKIITALKEHFSIDDAAVLQVEDVTATMGAELRAQAMKAALIACLLMLIYISIRFEFFTGASAVICLLHDVLVMLAFYAIFRIPINANFIAAMLTIIGYSINNTIVVFDRVRENQGKVQKSDLKSLVNTSLKQTLRRSCFTTLTTIIPVIFLYILGVDSIKEFALPLMVGLLAGTYSSVLLAGPIWVGMKTLAKKRKYGKKAKARA, from the coding sequence ATGTTAAAAATCGTTGAACGTGCAAAATATTTTTGCCTGATTCCTATTGTAATCATCCTTTTGGGTATTATTTTCCTGATTGCCAAGGGCGGCTTTGTTCAGGATGTTGACTTTGCCGGCGGTATGACCATGTATGTGGAAATGGGCAAAGAGGTTGACTTCGGCGAGGTTGCAGACGTGGTTAAAGGTGCGGATGCATCCATCAATTCCCCGAAGGTTTTAAAATCGGACGGCACACAGATTATTATTCAGACAACGCCAATTGAGCGTGACGTTCGCAATAAAATCATCACTGCTTTAAAAGAGCATTTTTCCATTGATGACGCTGCAGTGCTCCAGGTAGAAGATGTAACGGCAACCATGGGTGCTGAGCTGCGTGCTCAGGCAATGAAAGCGGCATTAATTGCATGCCTTTTGATGCTTATTTATATTTCTATCCGGTTTGAATTTTTCACCGGCGCATCGGCCGTTATTTGTCTGCTTCATGACGTTTTGGTTATGCTGGCATTCTATGCAATATTCAGGATACCGATTAACGCAAACTTTATTGCGGCAATGCTGACCATTATCGGTTATTCCATCAACAATACCATTGTTGTGTTTGACCGTGTCCGCGAAAACCAGGGCAAGGTACAAAAATCTGATTTAAAATCTTTGGTGAACACAAGTTTAAAGCAGACACTCCGTCGTTCCTGCTTCACTACCCTGACAACCATTATCCCGGTTATTTTTCTTTATATTTTGGGTGTGGACTCCATTAAGGAATTTGCACTTCCGCTGATGGTTGGTCTTCTTGCAGGAACATACTCCAGCGTACTTCTTGCAGGTCCGATTTGGGTTGGCATGAAAACCCTTGCGAAAAAAAGAAAATATGGCAAAAAGGCAAAAGCACGCGCATAA
- a CDS encoding Fur family transcriptional regulator → MLFIIKNKKYLLTKFTLMKRKTIQQTLVFEAVNQLKSHVTADEVYDAVKKEHPSISRGTVYRNLNQLSENGAIQKVEVLGGADRFDFQCHKHHHVRCLKCGKIFDVDIEYVDGLENNIRNTRGFEFSGYDIMFKGLCPKCAK, encoded by the coding sequence TTGCTTTTTATTATTAAAAATAAAAAATATCTATTGACAAAATTTACTTTAATGAAACGTAAAACAATTCAGCAAACGTTAGTTTTTGAAGCGGTAAACCAGTTAAAGAGTCATGTCACTGCAGATGAAGTCTACGATGCAGTCAAAAAAGAACATCCCAGTATCAGCAGAGGGACAGTCTACCGCAATCTGAACCAGTTGTCTGAAAATGGAGCAATTCAAAAGGTAGAAGTTTTAGGCGGTGCAGACCGTTTTGATTTCCAATGCCATAAACATCATCATGTAAGGTGTTTAAAATGCGGCAAAATCTTTGACGTAGACATAGAATATGTTGATGGCTTGGAAAATAACATTAGAAATACCCGTGGGTTTGAATTCAGCGGTTATGATATTATGTTTAAGGGCCTTTGTCCAAAATGTGCGAAATAA
- a CDS encoding P-II family nitrogen regulator has product MNVNADRIKLIVTITRRGEGSKMVDYYKRNKLHYDFICLGMGTATSEILDYLGLEETEKDVVLTMAPKSKIPSVLKGITNHFQLDKPGKGIVFTIPLSSVSARVPQILCKPENLVENEETVMENDKKFELILTILNRGNVDIVMDAAKSAGATGGTLLHARRVGFEDVENIFGFTIQPEKDILAILAESGNKNAIMKQITEVAGINTESRALVLALPVDEIMGL; this is encoded by the coding sequence ATGAATGTAAATGCCGACAGAATTAAATTGATTGTAACCATTACAAGACGCGGCGAGGGTTCTAAAATGGTGGACTATTACAAACGGAACAAGCTCCACTATGATTTCATCTGCCTCGGAATGGGAACGGCCACATCTGAAATTTTGGACTATTTGGGTCTAGAGGAAACAGAAAAAGATGTTGTACTCACAATGGCACCCAAAAGCAAAATCCCCTCTGTTTTAAAAGGGATTACCAATCATTTTCAGTTGGATAAGCCAGGCAAAGGAATTGTGTTTACAATTCCGCTTTCATCTGTAAGCGCGCGGGTTCCGCAAATTCTTTGCAAGCCGGAAAATTTAGTGGAAAATGAGGAAACAGTTATGGAAAATGATAAAAAATTTGAACTGATTTTAACTATTTTAAATCGCGGCAATGTGGACATTGTTATGGACGCGGCCAAAAGCGCCGGAGCTACCGGCGGAACCCTGCTTCATGCAAGACGCGTAGGGTTTGAGGATGTGGAAAATATTTTCGGGTTTACCATTCAGCCCGAAAAAGACATCTTGGCAATTTTAGCCGAAAGCGGCAACAAAAATGCAATAATGAAACAAATAACCGAGGTTGCGGGAATTAACACAGAAAGCCGCGCTCTTGTTCTTGCACTTCCGGTTGATGAAATAATGGGGCTGTAA
- a CDS encoding NUDIX domain-containing protein → MQNLIVAAAIITNEKDEILICRRSETSKNANLWEFPGGKLEKNETLEECALRECKEELDIDIKLHGIFDTASFTYPDSHIDFTFFNAKILRGQVIRRVHRDIKWVKRESLKNFDFCPADVDLVDKLAQTEKFKDPLLEKMDDFFAARVHMYDAHMLEDVEGCKEGYEELARLLPETCGSLLDLGCGTGLELAEIFKRFPKIFVTGVDMTKEMLNALKEKFNDKSLTLIHGDYFTCDFGGIYDCAVSFQTMHHFKKQDKLALYKKINKALTPDGTYIECDYMVESQKEEDFYFSEYDRIAKEQSLSNDTYYHYDTPCTIENQIDLLKSAGFASVQEVWRRENTTMLVAKKQS, encoded by the coding sequence ATGCAAAATTTAATTGTAGCTGCTGCAATTATTACGAATGAAAAGGACGAAATTTTAATTTGCCGCAGGTCTGAAACTTCTAAAAATGCAAACCTTTGGGAGTTTCCCGGCGGCAAACTTGAAAAAAATGAAACATTGGAAGAGTGTGCGCTGCGGGAGTGCAAGGAAGAACTTGATATTGACATTAAGCTGCATGGTATTTTTGACACCGCTAGTTTTACCTATCCCGATTCTCATATTGATTTTACTTTTTTTAATGCAAAAATTCTGCGCGGTCAGGTTATACGGCGGGTGCACCGGGACATAAAATGGGTAAAGAGGGAAAGCTTAAAAAACTTTGACTTCTGCCCCGCCGACGTTGATCTTGTGGACAAACTTGCACAGACTGAAAAGTTTAAAGACCCCTTATTAGAAAAAATGGACGATTTTTTTGCCGCAAGAGTACACATGTACGATGCGCACATGTTAGAAGACGTGGAGGGCTGCAAAGAGGGTTACGAGGAACTTGCACGTCTGCTCCCAGAAACATGTGGGTCTCTTTTAGACCTTGGCTGCGGCACAGGTCTTGAATTGGCTGAAATCTTTAAACGTTTTCCTAAAATTTTTGTTACCGGTGTGGACATGACAAAAGAAATGCTCAACGCATTAAAAGAAAAATTTAATGATAAAAGTCTGACCTTAATTCATGGCGATTATTTCACCTGTGATTTTGGCGGCATCTATGACTGTGCTGTTTCGTTTCAGACGATGCATCACTTTAAAAAACAGGACAAATTAGCGCTTTATAAAAAAATTAATAAAGCTCTTACACCTGATGGGACTTACATTGAATGCGATTACATGGTGGAAAGCCAAAAAGAAGAAGACTTCTATTTTTCAGAATATGACAGAATAGCAAAAGAACAGTCTCTTTCAAATGATACATATTATCACTACGACACGCCCTGCACCATTGAAAACCAGATCGATTTGCTGAAAAGTGCCGGATTTGCATCCGTTCAGGAAGTCTGGAGGCGTGAAAACACAACCATGCTGGTTGCAAAGAAACAATCTTAA
- a CDS encoding GNAT family N-acetyltransferase has protein sequence MEIRIATVDDAGAIREIYAPYVMNTAISFEYEIPDIEEFQTRISNTLKEYPYLVAWKNSEIVGYAYASSFHSRKAYKHSAELSVYIKQNCRGLGIRW, from the coding sequence ATGGAGATAAGAATTGCCACGGTTGATGATGCGGGTGCTATCAGAGAAATATATGCTCCTTATGTTATGAATACAGCAATATCCTTTGAATACGAAATTCCGGATATAGAAGAATTTCAGACCAGAATCAGTAATACACTGAAAGAATATCCTTATCTTGTTGCTTGGAAAAATAGTGAGATTGTAGGTTATGCTTATGCAAGCTCGTTTCACTCCAGAAAAGCATATAAACATTCAGCAGAATTATCTGTTTATATAAAACAAAATTGTAGAGGGCTTGGTATAAGGTGGTAA
- a CDS encoding GNAT family N-acetyltransferase produces MLIRQNVYTVHACIASPEGKDLHLTDDSEKFHAKMGFEIVGRHYKCGYKFGKWYSIIWMDKVISERLDNPAAFVPFSQLE; encoded by the coding sequence ATACTGATTCGTCAAAATGTATATACGGTTCATGCTTGTATTGCAAGCCCTGAAGGAAAAGATTTACATCTTACAGATGATAGCGAGAAATTCCATGCAAAAATGGGATTTGAAATTGTAGGAAGACATTATAAATGTGGATATAAATTTGGAAAATGGTATAGTATCATCTGGATGGACAAGGTTATATCTGAAAGGTTAGATAATCCAGCTGCTTTTGTCCCATTTAGTCAATTAGAGTAA
- a CDS encoding DUF1538 domain-containing protein: protein MKELLKQKISESISSVLPITLIVLILSFTNLAPMPAGMLILFLLGSVMLIVGMGFFSLGTDLSMMPMGTEVGRSISASKKMIIIVFLCFLIGFAVTVAEPDLQVLAKQFTAVPDLTIILTVAAGVGLFLIIAALREFWGIRLQSTLIVLYAIVFLISFFVKPEFLPVAFDSGGVTTGPITVPFIIALGIGIAANQKNAAEDNNFGLVAICSVGPIITMLLMGIVLHSTEVTPPDFAIPEITDSQQVGKAFAAGFPTYIKEVAFGLSPILLFFIVFQFITRTFHKKGLIKVISGTIYTYIGLVLFLTGVNIGFMPVGNYIGKMLAGLEFNWILIPLGMLMGYFIVVAEPAVHVLNKQVEEITNGAVPAKAMLLSLSVGVAFSVGISMLRVLTGISIYWFIIPGYILALVLSFFVPKVFTAIAFDSGGVASGPMTATFLLPFAMGVCEKVQGNILTDAFGIVAMVAMTPLITIQALGFLYNRKVKTATDIKPNEIEFITDEIIDYTIDEEAGA, encoded by the coding sequence ATGAAGGAATTATTAAAACAAAAAATAAGCGAATCGATCTCATCTGTTTTACCGATTACCTTAATCGTGCTGATTCTGAGTTTTACGAATCTTGCGCCAATGCCGGCCGGTATGCTGATACTTTTTCTTTTGGGTTCGGTTATGCTGATTGTTGGAATGGGCTTTTTCTCTCTGGGAACAGATTTGTCAATGATGCCGATGGGCACAGAGGTTGGACGGTCTATTTCCGCTTCAAAAAAGATGATTATTATTGTTTTTCTGTGCTTTTTAATTGGCTTTGCCGTAACAGTCGCCGAGCCCGACTTGCAGGTGCTTGCCAAACAGTTTACGGCAGTGCCGGACCTTACGATTATTTTAACGGTTGCAGCCGGCGTTGGCTTGTTTTTAATCATTGCCGCCCTTCGCGAGTTTTGGGGAATTCGGTTGCAAAGCACTTTAATTGTTCTTTATGCAATTGTGTTTCTCATTTCATTTTTTGTAAAACCGGAGTTTTTACCGGTAGCGTTTGATTCCGGAGGTGTAACCACCGGTCCTATTACCGTGCCGTTTATCATTGCATTGGGCATCGGTATTGCGGCAAACCAAAAAAATGCCGCAGAAGACAACAATTTTGGCCTGGTTGCAATTTGCAGCGTTGGGCCGATTATTACCATGCTGCTTATGGGAATTGTGTTACATTCCACAGAAGTTACGCCGCCTGATTTTGCAATACCGGAAATCACAGACTCTCAACAGGTTGGAAAAGCATTTGCAGCCGGATTTCCTACATACATAAAAGAGGTGGCTTTCGGCCTCTCCCCTATTCTTTTGTTTTTTATTGTATTTCAATTTATAACGCGTACCTTTCATAAAAAAGGATTAATTAAGGTCATATCCGGTACCATTTACACCTACATCGGTCTCGTTTTGTTTTTAACGGGTGTAAACATTGGATTTATGCCGGTAGGCAACTACATTGGAAAGATGCTTGCAGGACTGGAATTTAACTGGATTTTAATACCATTAGGAATGCTTATGGGCTATTTCATTGTTGTGGCTGAGCCTGCAGTTCATGTTTTAAATAAACAGGTGGAAGAAATCACCAACGGTGCTGTTCCTGCAAAGGCAATGCTGTTGAGCTTATCTGTGGGTGTCGCATTTTCGGTGGGAATTTCCATGCTCCGTGTTCTTACGGGAATATCGATTTACTGGTTTATTATTCCCGGCTATATTCTGGCCCTTGTTTTAAGCTTTTTTGTACCAAAAGTGTTTACTGCCATTGCTTTTGACTCCGGCGGTGTAGCCAGCGGGCCTATGACGGCAACATTTTTGCTTCCTTTCGCCATGGGCGTTTGCGAAAAGGTTCAGGGAAACATCTTAACCGATGCATTTGGTATTGTGGCAATGGTTGCAATGACTCCGCTCATCACCATTCAGGCACTGGGTTTTCTTTATAACAGAAAGGTGAAAACAGCAACAGACATCAAACCGAATGAGATTGAATTTATCACAGATGAAATTATCGACTACACCATAGACGAGGAGGCAGGCGCATGA